AGggaaaaaccaaaacagaaattaAGTTCCAAACGTTTCATACACAGTAATTATTTTACTTCAGTTTTCTATTTGTTTACTAcctcattttaaacattttttaatttacaacGTGAACTACTTGTCACAACCTTCCCACACGCTAACCCCTCACCAGTGTAATCAATGAATATTTCTCCCTCATCTCCAGCTGTAAAGAACGTGGCATCAGGACTGTTCTTCTTGAACGGGGAAAACGAATACCCAGAATCCCACTCGGTCATAGAGAAGGGCGTGGAGTGGGAATACGAGAATGACAAAGACAAGGAGACGCTTCAGACCACCGGTCCTCTCAGACATGGAATTCTGATAATGGTACACATTTAACTAAATGATGACAGTGTTGAATCTGGTTGTACACGAGCATTATCTTTCGTTTTGTCTGAAATAATGTCAGCTAGCTTAAGTGTTGTCACTTCTTTTAtttccagatgaaattacacggAGATGAGGATGTGAATTTGTCTTATAAGTACATGATGAGCAtggacagtgacagtgacagtgccATTCAGAACAACATGCTGGTAGAGGACAGTGCCTATGAGTGGGCTCCAAAGAAATGGTCCTACTGCTCCAAGGTCTGCGGAGGAGGTACAGTAGAGCAAGGAGAACACTTGTAAAACTGTGAACTGTGCATTTTTCATACCTGTCTTTATGTTTCTGGTGCTTACActcaatgtttgtttttcctcttgctGTAGGGAAGCAGTACCTGCGATACGGCTGCAGAAGAAAAGTCGACAGTAAGATGGTCCACAAGAGCTTCTGTAACAAATCCAACATGAAACCTAGAGGAGACACCAGAGACTGCAACCAGAAGCCCTGCCCTCCACCCATGTATGCattgtatacatacatatacacacactcatttgccactttattaggtacaccttgctagtgcCGGGTTGGACcctcatcttgaaccagtctggccattctcctctgacctctggcatcaacaaggcattttcacccagagaactgctcactggatatttctCTTCTTCGGGCcgtcctctgtaaaccctagtgatggttgtgtgtgaaaatcccagtagatcagcagtttctgattagctatttgcgttaacgagcagttgaagaggtgtacctaataaagtggccggtgaacATTTCTGCATTCAGCtgtctttccttctctttcatTGTTTACTTcagcattttgacattttgagtgCCCTCAGAgctcctgtttctctctctgtttctctctctcccgtGATGCTCTCCAGCTGGGTGACAGGGGAGTGGCAGAACTGCAGCAAACCATGTGGAAAGACAGGGATGCAAGTCCGCTCAGTCAGCTGTGTCCAGCCGTCAGATGACAACACCACGCGCGCCATCCACAATAAACACTGCAACGACGAGCGGCCCGAGACCCGCAGATCCTGCAACCGACACCCCTGCCCCACCCAGTGGAGAGTTGGGCCGTGGTCGCAGGTATGACGGCCGCACGTGGGTCAGGGAGATGGAAAATGATGTTTGGCCTATTTGAGTTTTTCTCAGGAAAATAGTTGTGCAGATATTTTTGTACTGAAGCCCAACAGCTGGTATTTTTGTAAGACATGTGGTGTTTTAAATATCACAAGACTTCCTCAGAACTTTATTCTTGGCAGATTTGACAGGCCTCTGAGAAACAGATCATGTGATCTTCACTGTTACTACTAACAATAAACCAAGAGTAATGATTAAAAAACGATCAGTCAGTCGTGATGTTCGTGTACTTTATACGCCTTTGTACTGTTCTACATTTTTAGTGAAGTTTTTATGTGTCTATACAGGATGTGTCTATAatgtgttggtttgtgttcGTGTCCTGTACCTCCCTCCAGTGCTCGGTGACATGTGGTAATGGGACCCAGCAGAGACAGGCTCTGTGCCACACCAGGGACAACACCATCGGCCTGTGTCTGGACAGTAAGCCTGACACCATCAGAGTCTGTCGCCTGGATCCATGTCCCAGTGAGTGTTAATGAACCTCAAACCCACAGATAACCTGCCGGGGCAAACCATACATGTGGAAGTCACTCAAATTCACTTATATGCAGTGGTCTTAAAATTTCAGTTTGTTAAACATGGATCTTATTTGCAGTTTTGGAGAGACTCATctttatagtaaaaaaaaaggggggggggggggttcaaaCCAGGGACAATGCTatccactgcaccactgtgccgccacCGTGTTGCCAGATCTCAGCAAATAGGTTCTGATATTAATGTAGAAAAAAAGACAGGGAAGATGATCATTAATAACCGTTCAAAGAGTTACCCTCCCACCCTAACGACTCCAtcactttcctcctctctccgcAGAGGGCTCATCAGACCTCAACAAGAATGGCAACATCCTGATCCAGTGGCTGTCTCGCCCTGACCCCAACTTCCCGAAGATCTCCTCACGTAAAACCTCCCTCATTAGTTCCCAGCCTGGCCTCCACAGTGGCAGCCGCAGCTGCATGTCTGTCCTCTGCTGGGCCCTGCCcatctctgtcctcctgtctctgCAGGGCCGGCCCCGACTGGCCCCCTGACCTCCCCCACGGCCCGTGCCTGTGCCCACGCCCGTGAGCGAGCGGCAAAGCTTTCGCTTCTCTTTTGGGGGGGGGAtgttgcctctctctctctgtgtctgagaCGGCTCTGACTGGGGGGAGGTCTCTGGCTCCTGTGTGTGCTAGTTGGttctctcttgctctgtctctctctctctatctctctatctctcctttGTGGAGCATTGTGTTGTAACCGCTGGCCAGTCGAACACTCAAAAGATCAACAAAAAATTTGATGTGAAAAGGATTCAAAGTGGCAAGGCGAACAGGTTTTCATGGGCACCTCCTGAGAACGTGTCGAAGAGCCGTTCATGTGTGAGGGGACCCCCCTCTGCATTTGGCGGCCATGTTTTGCGCGAGCTAGCTGCGTGTTGTCATGGGTTACCACTCCTGAGATGCAGCTgcgcttttttctttttgtagcGCACTGTCATTGTGGGGAGAAACAGGtgtgaaaataaacagaaaaggtATATAAATATCtatatagaaaaaaaagttattaaaaaaatatgaaagcTTTATTGTGAATGTGATCTTGTCACAATGAGGACATCTTTGCTAAAGTGCTCATCTGACATCCTGGTTCCATTCGGGGATGAGAATGGCGTCTCATTCTACGTTCCATTCTCAGATTGACAGGAACTCAGCACagggacaggaagtgacatcagtaaaccttttgattttttggggggagggaACAGTGAGGTGAATAATCTTGAAGGAAGgcttaattttaaaaaatcaaaaaaaggaaaaaaaaacagggtagTCTGACCGCTTGAGGTTGCTTCCCATTTCACCTCATTATCAGCCATCCTCTCTTTGACTGTTATACTAAAGTTCAATAAATGCAGCTTATTTGTGCTTGCAGACTTTAAACAAATACATctataaatatatttgtatttatatatacctataaatctaaatctatatgagtaacaataatattaataatgttttACCATGAATAAGCTGTAGCTTATTTGCCTAAAACCTTTGGACTGCTATTGATCGCTTAGATCCTTGACtgttatgtgtatttttttattgattttacatGAATACAGATGAATATTTAATAAAGGTAAAGTGTTTCGGGGGGAAGGGGTTAGACCTATATTATGCAGGACTTGGTCAGTTAGTTGCCTCTCCATTCTCTCAGATGGATCAGTGGTTTACTGTCGCTTCTTGTTTTCTTTAAGGATAGGATCACATTTTGTCATGCACATTTGCATCCATCACCTGTATGCGTGTGTATTTATGTGagtacgtctgtgtgtgtgtctacgtCTCTGGATATGTGTCTGTAAGCTTAGATGAGTGTGTTAATGAATTGCGTGATTGAATGAGATGTACTAGTCTTGTctgtaaatgtgtctgtgtatgtatgtgtgtgtgtgtgtgtgtgtgtgtgtgtgtgtgtgtgcgcgtgtatgtgtgtctgttctgtgtgtgcatgtctgtgtgtgtgtatgggagcTTCATCATTCGGGCTTTTACACATTGCGATCAGATACAGAAATACCTCATAAACTTTGATTTGAGAGCGTCCAATgatctcattttattttgatgaacaTTAACCACATGAACAATGCCTTATCTTGGATTGAATGTAATGGCATTTATCTGTGAAAGAGATGGCTTTACTCATTCAAAGTTTCACTCGGAATAGAGGCAGCTTCAAACCAACTTAACAAACTCACACCCGCCAACCATCAAACCTACCAAGGTGATGTTGGACCAATGTCCGACTACTGCGAAGGGTTTACAAAGGGCCTAGGGTATCGACACATATGGcatctagaaaaaaaaaaaaaaaaaaacacttcagacTTGTCATTGTATTGTGATCACATATTTCTGTTGTGACTATGTAGCGAGCTATCCAAGGTTTCCTTCTGCTGGAGTTGGACTGTATGAGACCAAGCCAGACCTAGCAGTGCGACTGTATATAACATTGGTGTTGACTGTATTTAATAATGTTCATGACTGTTATCTTCTTCTATAATATTCTATACTATGGGTAACTGTTTTGTGGCTTCACTGGCCTGCTGCGTGGGGCTGGCTAACGTTTGGCTAACGTTGAAGAAACATTCAGATGGACTACGTGCACTGCGTCTATATGCACTTTGATTTATCAGGGAaattttattaatgttttgtaaatgtttcatATGACACTTAATGTGCCATTCCAGTTTTTACATCATCATGGAAATTATGTATTTCATTTAAACAGCAAATATCATTTATGTACttcatgttctgtttttttcaatCGATAAACAGATTGACTGGTTGATTTCCAAGTAATGAAGTGTTTTACCAAAGTGACTGTGAACTTGTAACTTTCGATACAGttgaattatttttcttaagaaaAGAATATATCTATATATTGAGCAGGGGGGGGCGTACATCTCATTGTTTCAGTTACTGTCATTCTCAACAGCAAAGTTGtatcaataaaaatgttttaaaaagtgtgaTCTTTCTCTCACCAGGAATGTTCACTGGCTAAATCCTTTGTCAgagaaaatgtcaaatattgccAGGAGAACGCTGTTGTTTTTACTGGCATGGTACAAAAAGGGTACAAGTCAAGTCGTAGAGGATTAAAATTGAACAACTAAAACATAAGGGATACTCGACGCAAAGGCAACACGAAGCTGCACGGGcaagaaaaagtcaaaattaccTGAAACGTTTATATTTACAACACAAGACTGGCAACCCTTCTTTTTCCATTTCAGTTGCTCTGGACTAATCTCATGACTGCTCTTGATGTTTGggtttttctcctcttccttcctGCATCCTCTGCTAATGGTCTGGCTTTACTACTGTACTCTGCACGGTGTGgaaccagcacacacactcacacccgtATGCATGTACTTTATGTATAAacaacatgcacacaaagaCTAATGTCAATGTaacatattgttattgttgcACAATCTGTCATGTACAAAGATATATTTGAGCAatcagacacataaacacacacctctTCATTGTGTTTACCGCTGGCTGCACCCAGTCTCAGCTCTCTGTTCTCTCCTCCACAGGCCAGCGTTGTCATGGAGACCGCTCCGTGTTCTGTCGTATGGAGGTGCTCAAACGTCACTGCTCTATACCGGAGTTCAAGCGCATGTGCTGCAAGTCCTGCAGCAATGCCACCGTTACAGAGCCTCGACCCAACTCTACCTCCACATCCACCCCCATCACCTCCATCCTGCCCAGTGTTACAGCCCCTCCACCCACCAGCACCCTCAGCTCTGACCTCAGCACCATTCAACCCACCGGAGCTGTCAGCACCACCATTATAGCTTCTACCATCAATCCCTGGACCACCACTCATCCTCCTACCACTACTGCCGCTGTTGCTCATTCCACCGCATCCCCACTTAGTGCCACACAAATGACCACCACTCATCCTCCAGCTGCCACCAGCTCTCCTGTCCTCCCCACTACCTTAACCATAACATCTGCCTCAGTTAGTACAACTTCTACCAGTGTTACTACCCATTCCCCACCTCTGCCTGCCCCAGACACAGACAAGAACATGGATCCACAGTTCCAGAGCACTACAAATAGTCCAACAACATCTGGTATAACTACCACACACTCTCCAGAAACAGCCAGTCCAACTATGACAAATCCAACAGAAAGCAGTACAAAAACAGATGCCCCACTAAAATCGAAGCCCAAAAAGATTCCGCCAAAGAAAAACCCCAAGAAGGTGATTCCACCAAAGATCAAACCTAAAaagaatacattaaaaaatactaCAAGAAAAGATGTTCCACCGAAGATCAACCCTAAAAAGAATACTCCCCTAAAAAATACGACCAGAAAAGATATTCCACCAAAGATCAATCCTAAAAAGAATACGGCCCTAAAAAATACTACCAGAAAAGATATTCCACCAAAAATTAATTCTAAAAACAATACTACACCAAAAAACACTACCAGAAAATTTGTTCCACCAAAGATCCATCCTGAGAAGAAAACAAAGGGTACTCCTACTTCTACCACTGCTGTTCCTCATTCCACCTCTTTCTTATTTATTATGACACAAATGACCACCACCCATTCTCCTGCCTCTACCACTGCTGTTCCTTATTCTACCTCTTCCTTATTTAGTACAACACAAATGACCACCACCCATCTTCCTGCCTCTACCACTGCTGTTCTTTATTCCACCTCTTCCTTACTAAGTACAAAGCAAATGACCACCACTAATTTGCCTGCCTCTACCACTGCTGTTCCTCATTCCACCTCTTCCCCACTAACTACGACACAAATTACCACCACTCATCCTCCTGCCTCTACCACTGCTGTTTCCCATTCAACCCTATCCCCACCCAGTGCCACACAAATGTTTACCACTCATGCTACAGCTGCCACCAGCACTCCCGTCCTCCCCACTACCTTTTCCAGGACAACTGCCTCAGTTATTCTAACTTCTACCAGTGTTACTGCTCATCCCCTAGATGAGAACACGGGCCCACAGTTACAGAGCACTACAAATAGTCCACCAACATCTGGCACGATACCTACCACACACTCCCCAGAATCAACCAGCCCAACTATGACGAGGCCAATAGAAAGCAGTCCAGAAATAGACACCCTGTTACAATCAAAGCCCAAAAATATTCCACCAAAGAAAAACCCCAAAAAGGTGATTCCACCAAAGATCAATCCTAAAAAGAATACTGCACTTAAAAATACTACCAGAAAAGATGTTCCACCAAAGATCAATCCTAAAAAGAAGACAGATGCtaatccaaaacagaaaacccCCGAAAAAACAACACCCAAAAAGATTACCCCACTAAAGTCTACTCCCAAAAAGACTACCCCACCAAAGACTACTCCCAAAAAGACTACCACACCAAAGACTACTCCCAAAAAGACTACTCCCAAAAAGACTACCCCACCAAAGACTACTCCCAAAAAGACTACTCCACCAAACACAACTCCCAAAAAGACTACCCTACCAAAGACTACTCCCAAAAAGACTACCCCACCAAAGACTACTCCCAAAAAGACTATTCCACCAAAGACTACTCCCAAAAAGATTACTCTGGCAAAAACTATTCCCAAAAAGACTCCCCTTGTTAAGACCACTCTCAAAAAGACACCTCCGGTGAAGGCTactcctgagaaaaaaaacaaacccacgCCCAAAAAGGAGTCTCCACCAAAGGCCAATCCCAAAAAGAACATTCAACCAAAGACAAAAGTTACAAAGAAAGTGCAAATAAAAGTTCAAAAGATCCCAAAACCAGGTACCAAAAATGCCACACACTCTCAGGCTAAGGTCGATCAGAACAAGGCTAAGACtaatccaaaaaagaaaacagttaaaACATTTCCCTCATATTATACCACAGCTCCCACTCCATATACAAGTCCCGTTCAACTGAGAGAGTACTT
This region of Epinephelus fuscoguttatus linkage group LG9, E.fuscoguttatus.final_Chr_v1 genomic DNA includes:
- the LOC125894516 gene encoding A disintegrin and metalloproteinase with thrombospondin motifs 2-like isoform X1; translation: MGLSPGFTVLIILPAFLLHTSGLYIASSVDSLQHVLGEYGLVRPISVDAEGRFLSHAVSAGRMAGGQSRRRRRREVGVGNDEWEGPREEPVAFRERLYYNVTIFGREFHLRLRHNARLVAPGAKMEWHDDSDSTRHSEPLHDECLYVGDITDTPGASVAISNCDGLAGMIRMEQEEFFIEPVEGGDGVIEEEEEGGGGRTHIVYRSSAVKKAPISSTAADYHSRGADLGGLMDLESLYRGVEQSINHTRAGRMRRQSLERAYNIEVLLGVDDSVVQFHGKEHVQKYLLTLMNIVNEIYHDQSLGAKINVVLVRIIMLGYGKSMSLIELGNPSQSLENVCRWAFLQQKQDTGDAEYHDHAIFLTRQEFGPTGMQGYAPVTGMCHPVRSCTLNHEDGFSSAFVVAHETGHVLGMEHDGQGNRCGDEVHMGSIMAPLVQAAFHRFHWSRCSMQELGRYLHSYDCLRDDPFDHNWPSLPQLPGLHYSMNEQCRFDFGVGYTMCTALQKAGQSGTQYRTFDPCKQLWCSHPDNPFFCKTKKGPPIDGTMCGNGKHCFKGHCIWLTPDIIKQDGNWGSWSEFGQCSRTCGGGVQFRARDCDNPRPANGGRTCVGATYQFQMCNTNECEDIYSDPREEQCHAWDPRFEIHSNNKHHWLPYEHTDPNKRCHLHCKSKETRDVVLMQRMVLDGTRCSYKDPHSVCVRGECEKVGCDGVVGSSKQEDKCGVCGGDNSSCKTFKDTITRTAKKQGFLKVLEIPRGARHLLIQELKATSHTLAVKNVASGLFFLNGENEYPESHSVIEKGVEWEYENDKDKETLQTTGPLRHGILIMMKLHGDEDVNLSYKYMMSMDSDSDSAIQNNMLVEDSAYEWAPKKWSYCSKVCGGGKQYLRYGCRRKVDSKMVHKSFCNKSNMKPRGDTRDCNQKPCPPPIWVTGEWQNCSKPCGKTGMQVRSVSCVQPSDDNTTRAIHNKHCNDERPETRRSCNRHPCPTQWRVGPWSQCSVTCGNGTQQRQALCHTRDNTIGLCLDSKPDTIRVCRLDPCPKGSSDLNKNGNILIQWLSRPDPNFPKISSRQRCHGDRSVFCRMEVLKRHCSIPEFKRMCCKSCSNATVTEPRPNSTSTSTPITSILPSVTAPPPTSTLSSDLSTIQPTGAVSTTIIASTINPWTTTHPPTTTAAVAHSTASPLSATQMTTTHPPAATSSPVLPTTLTITSASVSTTSTSVTTHSPPLPAPDTDKNMDPQFQSTTNSPTTSGITTTHSPETASPTMTNPTESSTKTDAPLKSKPKKIPPKKNPKKVIPPKIKPKKNTLKNTTRKDVPPKINPKKNTPLKNTTRKDIPPKINPKKNTALKNTTRKDIPPKINSKNNTTPKNTTRKFVPPKIHPEKKTKGTPTSTTAVPHSTSFLFIMTQMTTTHSPASTTAVPYSTSSLFSTTQMTTTHLPASTTAVLYSTSSLLSTKQMTTTNLPASTTAVPHSTSSPLTTTQITTTHPPASTTAVSHSTLSPPSATQMFTTHATAATSTPVLPTTFSRTTASVILTSTSVTAHPLDENTGPQLQSTTNSPPTSGTIPTTHSPESTSPTMTRPIESSPEIDTLLQSKPKNIPPKKNPKKVIPPKINPKKNTALKNTTRKDVPPKINPKKKTDANPKQKTPEKTTPKKITPLKSTPKKTTPPKTTPKKTTTPKTTPKKTTPKKTTPPKTTPKKTTPPNTTPKKTTLPKTTPKKTTPPKTTPKKTIPPKTTPKKITLAKTIPKKTPLVKTTLKKTPPVKATPEKKNKPTPKKESPPKANPKKNIQPKTKVTKKVQIKVQKIPKPGTKNATHSQAKVDQNKAKTNPKKKTVKTFPSYYTTAPTPYTSPVQLREYFSSTITSSTSVYATAAGGPLPESRINVTYINNNTATSDEPPLWYQDASATTPSTFVDVVTPAGTANFEEVSMPSGTEPYSDVTMTSSGDITVTSGTIPSGDDITVSYSNGRVVSDTMVLDDSFTMVIPTIDSEDMTDLASSPWQDLSEYIPVSIPVPTTTSDPATLSPPTTITPTTTKTAITTVTRPQQRPEENSEDNSIDGIYNRIIGVDNDISQNNLIPKRRVNLRERTKNKRIQELLEEKRNFLLRMKRGHAA
- the LOC125894516 gene encoding A disintegrin and metalloproteinase with thrombospondin motifs 2-like isoform X2 — encoded protein: MGLSPGFTVLIILPAFLLHTSGLYIASSVDSLQHVLGEYGLVRPISVDAEGRFLSHAVSAGRMAGGQSRRRRRREVGVGNDEWEGPREEPVAFRERLYYNVTIFGREFHLRLRHNARLVAPGAKMEWHDDSDSTRHSEPLHDECLYVGDITDTPGASVAISNCDGLAGMIRMEQEEFFIEPVEGGDGVIEEEEEGGGGRTHIVYRSSAVKKAPISSTAADYHSRGADLGGLMDLESLYRGVEQSINHTRAGRMRRQSLERAYNIEVLLGVDDSVVQFHGKEHVQKYLLTLMNIVNEIYHDQSLGAKINVVLVRIIMLGYGKSMSLIELGNPSQSLENVCRWAFLQQKQDTGDAEYHDHAIFLTRQEFGPTGMQGYAPVTGMCHPVRSCTLNHEDGFSSAFVVAHETGHVLGMEHDGQGNRCGDEVHMGSIMAPLVQAAFHRFHWSRCSMQELGRYLHSYDCLRDDPFDHNWPSLPQLPGLHYSMNEQCRFDFGVGYTMCTAYRTFDPCKQLWCSHPDNPFFCKTKKGPPIDGTMCGNGKHCFKGHCIWLTPDIIKQDGNWGSWSEFGQCSRTCGGGVQFRARDCDNPRPANGGRTCVGATYQFQMCNTNECEDIYSDPREEQCHAWDPRFEIHSNNKHHWLPYEHTDPNKRCHLHCKSKETRDVVLMQRMVLDGTRCSYKDPHSVCVRGECEKVGCDGVVGSSKQEDKCGVCGGDNSSCKTFKDTITRTAKKQGFLKVLEIPRGARHLLIQELKATSHTLAVKNVASGLFFLNGENEYPESHSVIEKGVEWEYENDKDKETLQTTGPLRHGILIMMKLHGDEDVNLSYKYMMSMDSDSDSAIQNNMLVEDSAYEWAPKKWSYCSKVCGGGKQYLRYGCRRKVDSKMVHKSFCNKSNMKPRGDTRDCNQKPCPPPIWVTGEWQNCSKPCGKTGMQVRSVSCVQPSDDNTTRAIHNKHCNDERPETRRSCNRHPCPTQWRVGPWSQCSVTCGNGTQQRQALCHTRDNTIGLCLDSKPDTIRVCRLDPCPKGSSDLNKNGNILIQWLSRPDPNFPKISSRQRCHGDRSVFCRMEVLKRHCSIPEFKRMCCKSCSNATVTEPRPNSTSTSTPITSILPSVTAPPPTSTLSSDLSTIQPTGAVSTTIIASTINPWTTTHPPTTTAAVAHSTASPLSATQMTTTHPPAATSSPVLPTTLTITSASVSTTSTSVTTHSPPLPAPDTDKNMDPQFQSTTNSPTTSGITTTHSPETASPTMTNPTESSTKTDAPLKSKPKKIPPKKNPKKVIPPKIKPKKNTLKNTTRKDVPPKINPKKNTPLKNTTRKDIPPKINPKKNTALKNTTRKDIPPKINSKNNTTPKNTTRKFVPPKIHPEKKTKGTPTSTTAVPHSTSFLFIMTQMTTTHSPASTTAVPYSTSSLFSTTQMTTTHLPASTTAVLYSTSSLLSTKQMTTTNLPASTTAVPHSTSSPLTTTQITTTHPPASTTAVSHSTLSPPSATQMFTTHATAATSTPVLPTTFSRTTASVILTSTSVTAHPLDENTGPQLQSTTNSPPTSGTIPTTHSPESTSPTMTRPIESSPEIDTLLQSKPKNIPPKKNPKKVIPPKINPKKNTALKNTTRKDVPPKINPKKKTDANPKQKTPEKTTPKKITPLKSTPKKTTPPKTTPKKTTTPKTTPKKTTPKKTTPPKTTPKKTTPPNTTPKKTTLPKTTPKKTTPPKTTPKKTIPPKTTPKKITLAKTIPKKTPLVKTTLKKTPPVKATPEKKNKPTPKKESPPKANPKKNIQPKTKVTKKVQIKVQKIPKPGTKNATHSQAKVDQNKAKTNPKKKTVKTFPSYYTTAPTPYTSPVQLREYFSSTITSSTSVYATAAGGPLPESRINVTYINNNTATSDEPPLWYQDASATTPSTFVDVVTPAGTANFEEVSMPSGTEPYSDVTMTSSGDITVTSGTIPSGDDITVSYSNGRVVSDTMVLDDSFTMVIPTIDSEDMTDLASSPWQDLSEYIPVSIPVPTTTSDPATLSPPTTITPTTTKTAITTVTRPQQRPEENSEDNSIDGIYNRIIGVDNDISQNNLIPKRRVNLRERTKNKRIQELLEEKRNFLLRMKRGHAA